From Ramlibacter tataouinensis, the proteins below share one genomic window:
- a CDS encoding anti-sigma factor family protein, producing MKERFEELLPWYVNGSLEAEDRAFVETYLEQHPESRSELEWYRSLQQRVQENAPAVPATIGLARTMRLIQGDRPTLGERIGAFFGNLGLRPSYAIAALAIVAVQGGVIVNLLGDVRENADEIRALRAVRVEEGPMLKVNFTPEAKETDIRMLMVQVRGELAGGPGQLGDYYLRVPAGSEGAALAKVQAAPIVQAASLAPGVPPRE from the coding sequence ATGAAAGAACGTTTCGAAGAGCTGCTTCCCTGGTATGTCAACGGTTCGCTGGAAGCCGAGGACCGCGCCTTCGTCGAGACCTACCTGGAACAGCATCCCGAGTCGCGCAGCGAGCTGGAGTGGTACCGCTCGCTCCAGCAGCGCGTGCAGGAGAACGCCCCGGCCGTGCCCGCGACGATCGGCCTGGCCCGCACCATGCGCCTGATCCAGGGCGACCGTCCGACCCTGGGCGAACGCATCGGCGCCTTCTTCGGCAACCTCGGGCTGCGCCCGAGCTACGCCATCGCCGCGCTGGCCATCGTGGCGGTGCAAGGTGGCGTCATCGTGAACCTGCTGGGTGACGTCCGCGAGAACGCCGACGAAATCCGCGCGCTGCGCGCGGTTCGCGTCGAAGAGGGGCCGATGCTCAAGGTCAACTTCACGCCCGAAGCCAAGGAGACCGACATCCGCATGCTGATGGTCCAGGTTCGCGGCGAATTGGCCGGCGGCCCCGGCCAGCTCGGCGACTACTACCTGCGTGTGCCGGCCGGCAGCGAGGGCGCGGCGCTTGCCAAGGTGCAAGCCGCGCCCATCGTCCAGGCCGCCTCGCTGGCCCCCGGCGTGCCTCCGCGGGAGTAG
- a CDS encoding OmpA family protein → MTRNTAIRCPGMTRYFGTLALALAAAVLTPEAKAEKVVVYREGQLVEPQDVAAVLGNNTRSIRLLDEGPAAPKTFTAVPPSSLAKTSAASPARAPKARPDSKADASALSLPVRFDFDSAEILPAARAQLDALAEGIKLLKPDRIVTVEGHTDAVGSEAYNLELSQARARAVRDYLVQRHGIEAARLKTVGYGKDRPIESDPYAAVNRRVQFQGS, encoded by the coding sequence ATGACCCGCAACACCGCCATCCGCTGCCCCGGCATGACCCGCTACTTCGGCACGCTGGCCCTGGCCCTCGCTGCCGCCGTTTTGACTCCCGAGGCGAAGGCCGAGAAGGTGGTCGTCTATCGCGAAGGCCAACTGGTGGAGCCGCAGGATGTGGCGGCCGTGCTCGGCAACAACACCCGTTCCATCCGCCTGCTCGATGAGGGGCCCGCGGCGCCCAAGACCTTCACCGCGGTGCCACCGTCCTCGCTGGCCAAGACTTCGGCAGCCTCGCCGGCCCGGGCGCCCAAGGCGCGCCCCGATTCGAAGGCCGACGCCTCGGCGCTCTCGCTGCCGGTGCGCTTCGACTTCGACTCGGCTGAGATCCTGCCGGCGGCGCGCGCTCAGCTGGACGCGCTGGCCGAAGGCATCAAGCTGCTCAAGCCAGACCGCATCGTCACGGTCGAAGGCCACACCGACGCCGTCGGCAGTGAGGCCTACAACCTCGAGCTGTCGCAAGCCCGTGCCCGCGCAGTGCGCGACTACCTGGTCCAGCGCCACGGCATCGAGGCGGCGCGCCTGAAGACCGTGGGCTACGGCAAGGACCGTCCCATCGAATCCGATCCCTACGCCGCCGTCAACCGGCGCGTGCAGTTCCAGGGTTCTTGA
- a CDS encoding nucleotide pyrophosphohydrolase: MKPPRLVDLSGLEAALQTFADERDWNRYHSPKNLAMALTGELGELVELFQWLTEDESKRAGQDPATAQAVRDELADVLMFLVRLASVLEVDLDEAVRQKLAANAQKYPAGDSTPSR; the protein is encoded by the coding sequence ATGAAGCCTCCCCGCCTGGTCGACCTGTCCGGCCTCGAAGCCGCCCTCCAGACGTTCGCGGACGAGCGGGACTGGAACCGCTACCACTCTCCGAAGAACCTGGCGATGGCGCTGACCGGCGAACTGGGCGAGCTCGTGGAGCTGTTCCAGTGGCTCACCGAGGACGAATCGAAGCGCGCGGGGCAGGATCCGGCGACGGCGCAGGCCGTGCGCGATGAACTTGCCGACGTCCTGATGTTCCTCGTTCGGCTCGCGTCCGTGCTCGAGGTGGATCTCGACGAGGCTGTCCGGCAAAAGCTGGCCGCCAACGCGCAGAAGTACCCGGCCGGCGACTCGACGCCGTCGCGCTGA
- a CDS encoding alpha/beta fold hydrolase: MFDSAPPEPPSRPPRLTGLRGVWVALRNLGLAGGAAPTAGDYDSFTASDGQVVPVCVLGHGPPLVLVHGVGCSHRDWLPVARRLARRHCVLAWDARGHGRCRPVLGSITLERLARDLAEMLDHFGLERPVLVGHSMGALILMQYLQSNGTQRVAAVTLVDQSPRIVTDDSWRLGLFGGCSAAMLSGLIAGARQDLAETLLNEVGALGGAWLRKQLSVEKALGRMLRRRLSRIDVRPLLDLAESMAQADFRASLSRLDAPLLVVLGARSPHYAGVPLDAWYRDTVKHAQISIYPRGGHSPHVSEPLRFARELQRFIDDHA; this comes from the coding sequence ATGTTCGACAGTGCGCCGCCTGAACCACCTTCGCGTCCGCCGCGGCTCACCGGCCTGCGCGGCGTCTGGGTCGCGTTGCGAAACCTGGGGCTGGCGGGCGGGGCCGCTCCTACAGCCGGCGACTACGACAGCTTCACCGCCAGCGATGGGCAGGTGGTTCCCGTCTGCGTGCTGGGCCACGGCCCGCCGCTGGTGCTGGTGCATGGCGTCGGCTGCTCGCATCGCGACTGGTTGCCGGTGGCGCGGCGGCTGGCGCGGCGCCATTGCGTGCTGGCCTGGGACGCACGCGGTCATGGCCGCTGCCGCCCGGTACTCGGCTCCATCACGCTGGAGCGGCTGGCTCGTGACCTGGCCGAGATGCTGGACCACTTCGGGCTGGAGCGGCCGGTGCTGGTCGGACACTCCATGGGCGCCCTCATACTGATGCAATACCTGCAGTCGAATGGCACGCAGCGCGTGGCGGCAGTGACACTGGTCGACCAGTCGCCGCGCATCGTGACCGACGACAGCTGGCGCCTCGGCTTGTTCGGCGGCTGCAGCGCGGCGATGCTGTCGGGGCTGATCGCGGGTGCGCGACAGGACTTGGCCGAGACGCTGCTGAACGAGGTCGGCGCGCTCGGGGGCGCCTGGCTGCGCAAGCAGCTCAGTGTCGAAAAAGCGCTCGGCCGCATGCTGCGGCGGCGCCTGAGCCGCATCGACGTCCGGCCGCTGCTGGATCTCGCCGAGTCGATGGCCCAGGCGGACTTCCGCGCTTCGCTGTCACGCCTGGACGCCCCGCTGCTGGTGGTGCTGGGGGCGCGCAGTCCGCACTACGCCGGCGTGCCGCTCGATGCCTGGTACCGCGACACGGTGAAGCACGCGCAGATCTCGATCTACCCGCGTGGCGGCCATTCACCCCATGTGAGCGAGCCGCTTCGCTTCGCGCGCGAACTGCAGCGATTCATCGACGACCATGCATGA
- a CDS encoding PAS domain-containing protein: MKPSVAHPHFLQGGGKVGALMRAHDWSDSPLGPPEQWPQALRTVVGLLLQSQFPMFVAWGEELGFLYNDSYAEILGAKHPRALGRRFHDIWAEIWTDISPLIDAAMAGKSSYREDLPLVMNRKGYDEQTWFTFSYSPIRCDDGKVAGMFCAVSETTRRVLAERGQRELNETLERRVNAALAERKLLADIVEGTNAFVQVADLEYRWLAINRAAADEFERIFGIRPRVGDNMLELLASQPEHQAAVKAVWARALAGEEFVEIAEFGDPARDRRFYEMRYNALRDRAGQRIGAYQFVYDVTERLHDQERLRRAQEALRQSQKMESLGQLTGGVAHDFNNLLAVFANGLQLLERDVPAEQRERVYASMRRAVARGSGLTHQLLSFSRRRPINPEAIDLAACLDGMRALLTQSLRGDIQFRMELKDGLWPVEIDVGEFELAMLNLCVNARDSMATGGALTISAENVSEPGEQRLLDDFVRLSVQDSGCGMPPEILARVFEPFFTTKDVGKGSGLGLPQVYGFVQQSGGRLAVDSKVGEGTVLTLLLPRSLRQPVEASDESNAGVAPSDPPRRGHVLLVEDDPEVAALTREMLGELGFAVIHAASPAAALGALANARTVDVVLSDIMMPGGMSGLELAREIRRRQPGLPVVLTTGYSEATAGAGSAEFRLLLKPYSLDGLWKALSVQRN; this comes from the coding sequence ATGAAGCCATCGGTGGCACACCCTCACTTCCTGCAAGGTGGCGGGAAAGTGGGTGCCTTGATGCGTGCCCACGACTGGTCGGACTCGCCGCTGGGGCCACCGGAACAGTGGCCGCAGGCCTTGCGCACGGTCGTCGGCCTGCTCCTGCAATCGCAGTTTCCGATGTTCGTCGCGTGGGGCGAGGAACTGGGTTTTCTCTACAACGATTCCTACGCCGAGATCCTCGGCGCCAAGCATCCACGGGCACTGGGGCGGCGCTTCCATGACATCTGGGCGGAGATCTGGACGGACATCAGCCCGCTGATCGATGCAGCGATGGCCGGGAAGTCGAGCTATCGCGAAGACCTGCCGCTCGTGATGAATCGCAAGGGTTACGACGAGCAGACCTGGTTCACCTTCTCGTACTCGCCCATCCGTTGCGACGACGGGAAGGTGGCCGGCATGTTCTGCGCCGTCTCGGAGACGACCCGCCGCGTCCTGGCGGAACGCGGACAGCGCGAGCTCAACGAGACGCTGGAACGCCGCGTGAACGCAGCCCTGGCGGAACGCAAGCTCCTGGCCGACATCGTGGAAGGCACCAACGCGTTTGTCCAGGTGGCTGACCTCGAGTATCGATGGCTCGCGATCAACCGGGCCGCGGCCGACGAATTCGAGCGCATCTTCGGCATTCGCCCCCGGGTCGGCGACAACATGCTGGAGCTGCTGGCGTCGCAGCCGGAGCATCAGGCTGCGGTCAAGGCAGTGTGGGCTCGCGCATTGGCGGGCGAGGAGTTCGTCGAGATCGCGGAGTTCGGGGACCCGGCCCGGGATCGCCGGTTCTACGAAATGCGCTACAACGCCCTGCGCGATCGCGCAGGCCAGCGCATTGGCGCCTACCAGTTCGTCTACGACGTCACGGAGCGCCTGCACGACCAGGAGCGGCTGAGGCGCGCGCAGGAGGCGCTTCGTCAGTCGCAGAAGATGGAATCGCTGGGGCAGCTGACCGGCGGCGTCGCACACGACTTCAACAACCTGCTCGCGGTGTTCGCAAACGGTCTTCAGCTGCTGGAGCGCGATGTGCCCGCCGAGCAGCGGGAGCGGGTGTACGCCAGCATGCGCCGCGCCGTGGCGCGGGGCAGCGGACTGACGCACCAGCTCCTGTCGTTCTCGCGCCGGCGCCCGATCAATCCCGAGGCGATCGATCTCGCCGCTTGCCTCGATGGCATGCGCGCGCTGCTCACTCAATCCCTGCGCGGGGACATCCAGTTCAGGATGGAGCTGAAGGACGGCCTTTGGCCCGTGGAGATCGACGTGGGCGAGTTCGAGCTCGCGATGTTGAACCTGTGCGTGAACGCGCGGGACTCCATGGCAACGGGGGGCGCACTCACGATCTCTGCCGAGAACGTCTCTGAGCCGGGCGAACAGCGCCTGCTCGACGACTTCGTGCGGCTGTCCGTGCAGGACAGCGGGTGCGGCATGCCGCCCGAGATCCTGGCCCGCGTCTTCGAGCCTTTCTTCACCACCAAGGACGTCGGCAAGGGCTCGGGCCTGGGTCTGCCGCAGGTCTATGGTTTCGTGCAGCAATCCGGAGGCCGGCTCGCCGTCGACAGCAAGGTGGGCGAGGGGACGGTGCTGACGCTGTTGCTGCCCCGCTCCTTGCGGCAGCCCGTCGAGGCGTCCGATGAATCGAACGCGGGTGTCGCTCCCAGCGATCCACCGCGGCGCGGACATGTGCTGCTGGTCGAAGACGACCCCGAGGTCGCCGCGCTGACGCGGGAAATGCTGGGCGAACTGGGCTTTGCCGTCATCCACGCCGCCAGCCCCGCGGCCGCGCTGGGAGCGCTGGCCAATGCCCGGACCGTCGACGTGGTGCTCTCGGACATCATGATGCCCGGGGGCATGAGCGGGCTCGAGTTGGCTCGCGAAATCAGGCGCCGCCAACCGGGCCTGCCGGTCGTGCTGACCACCGGCTATTCGGAAGCCACTGCGGGGGCGGGGAGCGCGGAGTTCAGGTTGCTTCTGAAGCCCTACAGCCTTGACGGCCTGTGGAAGGCGCTGAGCGTGCAGCGGAACTAG
- a CDS encoding creatininase family protein, whose amino-acid sequence MHRPPSRLLHAVRVGLMVAALAAAQAQAAGPGPVEIEEMTWPELKARIAAGAGTVLVPIGGTEQNGPHMVLGKHNVRARLLAGEIARRLGNAVVAPVIAYVPEGAITPPAAHMRFTGTISIPESTFESLLEATARSFKQHGFRDVFFLGDHGGYQKSEQRVADKLNREWKNDPACRVHALLDYYEVAQTGYVDALRQKGYGAAEIGTHAGLSDTALALAVDKSLVRAEALARGAQLDAAHGVHGDPRRATAELGQLGVQQIIDASVSSIQRATAAQR is encoded by the coding sequence ATGCACCGCCCCCCTTCTCGCTTGCTGCACGCCGTGCGCGTCGGCCTGATGGTGGCCGCGCTGGCGGCGGCCCAGGCGCAGGCCGCCGGGCCGGGCCCGGTCGAGATCGAGGAGATGACCTGGCCGGAGCTGAAGGCTCGCATTGCCGCCGGTGCCGGCACGGTGCTGGTGCCGATCGGCGGGACCGAGCAGAACGGACCGCACATGGTGCTGGGCAAGCACAACGTACGCGCGCGGCTGCTGGCCGGCGAGATCGCGCGCCGCCTGGGCAACGCCGTCGTCGCGCCGGTCATCGCCTATGTGCCCGAGGGCGCCATCACGCCCCCGGCCGCGCACATGCGCTTCACCGGCACCATCTCGATCCCGGAGTCCACCTTCGAATCGCTACTGGAGGCCACGGCGCGCAGCTTCAAGCAGCATGGCTTTCGCGACGTGTTCTTCCTGGGCGACCACGGCGGCTACCAGAAGAGCGAGCAGCGGGTGGCCGACAAGCTCAATCGCGAGTGGAAGAACGATCCGGCCTGCCGCGTGCACGCCCTGCTGGACTACTACGAGGTGGCGCAGACCGGCTATGTCGACGCCCTCCGGCAGAAGGGCTACGGGGCGGCGGAGATCGGCACCCACGCGGGCCTCAGCGACACCGCGCTGGCGCTGGCAGTCGACAAGTCGCTGGTGCGCGCCGAGGCGCTGGCGCGTGGCGCGCAGCTGGATGCTGCCCACGGCGTCCATGGCGACCCGCGCCGCGCCACCGCCGAGCTGGGCCAGCTGGGCGTGCAGCAGATCATCGACGCCTCGGTTTCGAGCATCCAGCGCGCCACCGCCGCCCAACGATAA
- a CDS encoding caspase family protein, whose amino-acid sequence MLLNRRTLLCALGAAALPVAPAIGAPVKAEGTGSRIALVIGNGAYRAAPLKNPTSDANAVATALRGLGYEVTLRQNTRLKELIESLREFSLRAPKASVRMLFYAGHGVQVKGRNYLVPVDADPKSEEDIQRQSADVGEFVDRLSAIRTGTNIVVLDACRVNPFAGGVIVGPDGRRLKFRGATPSGLATLDAPVGTLVAFSTAPNGVALDGSSGEHSVYTRHLLANMPTPGLQIEQLFKRVRIAVADDTGRVQVPWESSSLTANFCFKPDDQGRCG is encoded by the coding sequence ATGCTGCTGAACCGTCGAACGCTGCTGTGCGCACTGGGCGCGGCGGCCCTGCCGGTCGCACCCGCCATCGGCGCGCCGGTCAAGGCCGAGGGCACCGGATCCCGCATCGCCCTGGTCATCGGCAACGGCGCGTATCGCGCGGCCCCGCTGAAGAACCCGACAAGCGATGCCAACGCCGTTGCGACGGCGTTGCGCGGCCTGGGCTACGAGGTCACCCTGCGCCAGAACACGCGGCTCAAGGAACTGATCGAATCGCTGCGCGAGTTTTCGCTGCGCGCGCCGAAGGCCTCGGTTCGCATGCTCTTCTACGCCGGCCACGGCGTGCAGGTGAAGGGCCGCAACTACCTGGTGCCGGTCGATGCCGACCCGAAGTCCGAAGAGGACATCCAGCGGCAGAGCGCCGACGTCGGTGAGTTCGTCGATCGGCTGAGCGCCATCCGCACTGGCACCAACATCGTGGTGCTCGACGCCTGCCGGGTGAACCCGTTCGCCGGCGGCGTCATCGTCGGCCCGGACGGGCGGCGGCTGAAGTTCCGCGGGGCGACGCCGAGTGGCCTGGCGACGCTCGACGCGCCGGTGGGCACCCTGGTGGCCTTTTCGACCGCGCCCAACGGCGTGGCGCTGGACGGCTCCAGCGGCGAGCACAGCGTCTATACGCGTCACCTGCTGGCCAACATGCCGACGCCGGGCTTGCAGATCGAGCAACTCTTCAAGCGGGTGCGCATCGCGGTGGCCGACGACACGGGTCGCGTGCAGGTGCCCTGGGAATCATCGAGCCTCACGGCCAACTTCTGCTTCAAGCCGGACGATCAGGGGCGTTGCGGATAG
- a CDS encoding GIN domain-containing protein: MDGFTRATAPRRTRRAIALTAVAAALMASPLSQAALMATETRSVADFDTVVFAVPGEVRIEQGARETLTLECESAVLRKLTSEVRGRQLIIGVAAPGRIETQQPIRIKLGVRTLRGLESRAPSAIRTGPLRTDSLALVLAGGGSIRVEHLENASSLDVKITGAGDVAVGGGRVKDQQLAIRGIGSYAASRLASESADVAIDGNADVQLAASSTLAVRIGGIGHVRYHGNPVVARSIRGIGSIEKD, encoded by the coding sequence ATGGACGGATTCACCCGTGCGACTGCCCCCAGGCGCACGCGCCGCGCCATCGCCCTGACCGCAGTCGCGGCGGCGCTGATGGCCTCGCCGCTTTCGCAGGCGGCGCTGATGGCCACGGAAACGCGCAGCGTCGCCGACTTCGACACCGTGGTTTTCGCCGTGCCCGGCGAAGTCCGCATCGAGCAGGGGGCCCGTGAAACGCTGACCCTGGAGTGCGAGAGCGCCGTGCTGCGCAAGCTGACGAGCGAGGTTCGCGGCCGGCAGCTGATCATCGGCGTTGCCGCGCCCGGCCGCATCGAGACGCAGCAGCCGATCCGGATCAAGCTGGGCGTGCGGACCCTGCGAGGCCTCGAGTCACGCGCCCCCAGTGCGATTCGCACCGGGCCGCTGCGCACCGATTCGCTCGCGCTGGTATTGGCCGGCGGCGGCTCGATCCGCGTCGAGCACCTGGAGAACGCGAGCAGCCTCGACGTCAAGATCACCGGCGCCGGCGACGTCGCCGTCGGGGGCGGCCGCGTGAAGGACCAGCAACTGGCCATCCGAGGCATCGGCAGCTATGCGGCATCCCGGCTCGCCAGCGAAAGTGCCGACGTCGCCATCGATGGCAACGCCGACGTCCAGCTCGCCGCCAGCAGCACGCTGGCCGTGCGCATCGGCGGCATCGGCCATGTGCGCTACCACGGCAACCCGGTGGTGGCGCGGTCCATCCGCGGCATCGGATCGATCGAGAAAGATTGA
- a CDS encoding DUF4384 domain-containing protein, with protein MKPPHILRHLALAALATLAGCSTLEVKQPTVEQTAEIRKGPEDKPQRSITGFSQALRCMDTLMLDYGVHDVTMLTEEITDETKKMNAGTRDMLISAVSDMSRRSRAVRLVAFGKDTVNVIGYLASAQSAAVYQAIPLYDIKGSVSQFDENMIKNQKDLGFGISPYLNLGVARDAASSMLALDLSVMTTSNMSVLPGVTSRNSVVILKQGRGFTGDAAYEKFGINYSMNLARSEGQTQALRGLVELAVVELVGKLTKTPYWSCLNVPDPRANEETRLEVFDWYHSMAATRVELVAYFQNQLRRRGFYEGPIDGEFNPAIDEAISNYRGALGLSREAVLSEDFFYAFLAADHTKIKRPAQPARYVAVPPAVTASGSPPAPAPAAPAPLKLSLTTPKQQTRFARGESISLALAPSQDAHVYCYLQDENAKVIRFFPNRFSRDSRIAAAQPLTLPGTMRFQLTMNPKGVPETISCFATPDDVMASLPQGVIGTDFEPLPGVTLDLIRVAFDKASGGKLAQENFRAQAK; from the coding sequence ATGAAGCCGCCCCATATCCTGCGCCACCTCGCGCTTGCCGCCCTGGCGACGCTTGCCGGCTGCTCGACGCTCGAAGTGAAGCAACCCACGGTCGAACAGACCGCAGAGATCCGCAAGGGTCCCGAGGACAAGCCGCAACGCTCGATCACCGGCTTTTCGCAGGCGCTGCGCTGCATGGACACGCTGATGCTCGACTACGGCGTGCATGACGTGACCATGCTGACCGAAGAAATCACCGACGAAACGAAAAAGATGAATGCCGGGACGCGCGACATGCTGATCTCGGCGGTGTCGGACATGTCGCGGCGCAGCCGCGCGGTGCGCCTGGTGGCCTTCGGCAAGGACACGGTCAACGTGATCGGCTACCTCGCCAGCGCGCAAAGCGCGGCCGTCTACCAGGCGATCCCGCTGTACGACATCAAGGGCTCGGTGTCGCAGTTCGACGAGAACATGATCAAGAACCAGAAGGACCTCGGCTTCGGCATCTCGCCCTACCTCAACCTCGGCGTCGCGCGCGATGCGGCCTCCAGCATGCTTGCGCTCGACCTGAGCGTGATGACCACCAGCAACATGTCCGTGCTGCCGGGCGTCACCTCACGCAACTCGGTTGTGATCCTGAAGCAGGGCAGGGGTTTCACCGGCGATGCCGCGTACGAGAAGTTCGGGATCAACTACAGCATGAACCTGGCGCGCTCGGAGGGCCAGACGCAGGCGCTGCGTGGGCTGGTCGAACTGGCGGTGGTGGAGCTCGTCGGCAAGTTGACGAAAACGCCGTATTGGAGCTGCCTGAACGTGCCGGATCCCCGGGCGAACGAGGAAACGCGTCTCGAGGTGTTCGACTGGTATCACTCGATGGCGGCGACGCGCGTCGAGCTGGTCGCCTACTTCCAGAATCAGCTGCGTCGCCGCGGGTTCTACGAAGGTCCGATCGACGGCGAATTCAATCCGGCCATCGACGAGGCGATCTCGAACTACCGCGGCGCGCTCGGCCTCAGCCGCGAGGCCGTGCTCAGCGAGGACTTCTTCTATGCCTTCCTGGCTGCCGACCACACCAAGATCAAGCGCCCGGCGCAACCGGCCCGCTACGTCGCGGTGCCCCCGGCTGTGACGGCCTCCGGATCGCCGCCCGCTCCTGCGCCTGCGGCACCGGCGCCCCTGAAACTGTCACTGACGACCCCGAAGCAGCAGACGCGCTTTGCCCGCGGCGAGTCGATCAGCCTGGCCCTCGCGCCTTCGCAGGATGCGCATGTGTACTGCTATCTGCAGGATGAGAACGCCAAGGTCATCCGCTTCTTCCCCAATCGGTTTTCCCGCGACTCACGCATCGCCGCCGCCCAGCCGCTCACCTTGCCCGGCACGATGCGCTTCCAGCTCACGATGAACCCGAAGGGTGTGCCCGAGACCATCTCATGCTTCGCCACGCCGGACGACGTGATGGCTTCGCTGCCGCAGGGCGTCATTGGGACCGATTTCGAACCCCTGCCCGGCGTCACCCTCGACCTGATCCGCGTCGCCTTCGACAAAGCCAGTGGCGGCAAGCTCGCCCAGGAGAACTTCCGTGCTCAAGCCAAGTGA
- a CDS encoding RNA polymerase sigma factor produces MDNDEVNQLLVRIGREDQAAFRQLYKAFSRKVYAYVLNMLNDHARSEEVVADTFYEVWRFPLRFRGESKFSTWLIGIARRKALMVHRARRPDELHDGLEDIAETTPSDSPDGYAELADKQRREGVAHCMGKLSEEHRECLHLVFYEGMGVAEVAQVQNCPEGTVKTRLFHARQKIKNCLQALLRREGSAPDAKGALAS; encoded by the coding sequence ATGGACAACGACGAGGTCAATCAGCTGCTCGTGCGCATCGGTCGAGAAGACCAGGCAGCGTTTCGTCAGCTGTACAAGGCGTTCAGCCGAAAGGTCTACGCCTACGTGCTCAACATGCTGAACGACCATGCGCGGTCCGAAGAAGTCGTGGCGGACACTTTTTACGAGGTCTGGCGCTTCCCCCTGCGCTTCCGCGGCGAATCGAAGTTTTCCACCTGGCTCATCGGCATCGCGCGCAGGAAGGCGCTGATGGTTCACCGCGCGCGCCGGCCGGACGAGTTGCACGACGGCCTCGAGGACATCGCCGAGACCACCCCCTCGGACTCCCCCGACGGTTATGCCGAGCTGGCAGACAAGCAGCGGCGCGAGGGCGTCGCGCACTGCATGGGCAAGTTGTCGGAAGAGCATCGGGAATGCCTGCACCTGGTGTTCTACGAGGGCATGGGCGTGGCTGAGGTAGCGCAGGTGCAGAACTGTCCCGAGGGAACCGTCAAGACGCGCCTGTTCCATGCCCGCCAGAAGATCAAGAATTGCCTGCAGGCTCTGCTGCGCCGCGAGGGGTCCGCGCCGGACGCCAAAGGCGCGCTGGCATCCTGA
- a CDS encoding DUF3237 domain-containing protein codes for MIRTRPLFEMRLQVPQIVDMGDTPLGRRRIATVTGGSFHGERLRGEVVGAPAGDWLLQRKDGVTVLDVRLLLRTDDGEHIYMSYRGVRHGPADVMARLAAGEPVDPGSYYFRIVPVFETAATQYEWINKIVAVGTGRREPSGPVYAIEELL; via the coding sequence ATGATCCGAACCCGTCCGCTGTTCGAAATGCGGCTGCAGGTGCCCCAGATCGTCGACATGGGAGACACGCCGCTCGGCCGCCGGCGCATCGCCACCGTCACGGGCGGCAGTTTTCACGGCGAACGCCTGCGGGGCGAGGTGGTCGGCGCGCCCGCCGGCGACTGGCTGCTCCAGCGCAAGGACGGCGTCACCGTGCTGGACGTGCGCCTGCTGCTTCGCACCGACGACGGCGAGCACATCTACATGTCGTACCGCGGCGTGCGGCATGGCCCGGCGGACGTGATGGCGCGGCTCGCCGCCGGCGAACCGGTCGATCCGGGCAGCTACTACTTCCGCATCGTGCCGGTGTTCGAGACGGCGGCGACCCAATACGAGTGGATCAACAAGATCGTCGCGGTGGGGACGGGCAGACGGGAGCCCAGCGGGCCGGTCTACGCCATCGAGGAGCTGCTGTAG